Proteins from a single region of Cytophagaceae bacterium:
- a CDS encoding beta-lactamase family protein — protein MNKIIIFVLSVFANVSLAQTHLQEKIDSLLNVTQPRAFNGVVMISQNGKTLYQNAVGLAKSENNEKLNPGSKFVLLSNSKQITAVLVLREVDKGKIDLQKNIRTYLPNYQQKWADSVNIHQLLNHTSGIVNLEKPLATKPGSTFKYTDLNYILLGKIVEAVTKNTYENVVNELFSICGMGNSGYPNSAIQNALVNGFHFSEKREEVSKYIIPKDRIPAAGLVSTVSDLVIWNEKLHNGKLLKPQSYQKMISYDILAQHDVFGEKAIGYGYGIRINDQSEITEFGHTGIVPEQGFTSVNLYYPKTKTSIIVLENQCFDDFSISYYFEAEVRKIVLESGILK, from the coding sequence GTGAATAAAATTATAATTTTTGTTTTAAGTGTTTTTGCAAATGTTTCCTTAGCCCAAACCCATTTGCAAGAAAAAATTGATAGTCTATTAAATGTAACGCAACCTCGGGCATTTAATGGCGTTGTTATGATTTCTCAAAATGGTAAAACGCTGTATCAAAATGCTGTAGGTTTAGCAAAATCGGAAAATAATGAAAAGCTTAATCCAGGCAGCAAGTTTGTTTTACTCTCTAACAGTAAGCAAATTACGGCAGTTTTGGTTTTGAGAGAAGTGGATAAAGGAAAAATAGATTTACAAAAAAATATTCGTACTTATCTACCAAATTATCAACAAAAATGGGCGGATTCGGTTAATATCCATCAATTGCTCAATCATACTTCCGGTATAGTAAATTTAGAAAAACCGTTGGCTACAAAACCCGGTTCTACATTTAAATACACCGATTTGAATTATATTCTTTTGGGAAAAATTGTGGAGGCGGTTACAAAAAATACATACGAAAATGTTGTAAATGAATTGTTTAGCATTTGTGGAATGGGAAATTCTGGATATCCCAATAGTGCTATTCAAAATGCTCTGGTTAATGGTTTTCATTTTTCAGAAAAAAGAGAAGAGGTTTCAAAATACATCATTCCAAAAGATAGAATTCCGGCAGCCGGCCTGGTTTCTACCGTTTCTGATTTGGTAATTTGGAACGAAAAACTCCATAATGGAAAACTCTTAAAACCACAATCTTATCAGAAAATGATTTCGTATGATATCCTGGCTCAACACGATGTTTTTGGTGAAAAAGCAATTGGCTACGGATACGGAATCAGGATAAATGATCAATCTGAAATCACTGAATTTGGCCATACAGGCATCGTACCCGAACAAGGATTCACCTCTGTGAATTTATATTATCCTAAAACCAAAACTAGCATAATTGTTCTTGAAAATCAGTGTTTTGACGATTTTAGTATCAGTTACTATTTTGAAGCCGAGGTAAGGAAAATAGTATTAGAAAGTGGGATTTTGAAATAA
- a CDS encoding sugar phosphate isomerase/epimerase: MENEIQNASRRSFLKNLGLTAGIVAGGSKLFAGPAILTDLYQKGSLIKGVQIGVITYSFREMPDQSLEATLQYILDSGLSATELMGDPAEVFAGKPKNPVDFRTLFPLMRKRREKQPMTEEETKKLDEADALMKKYRAEVKKWRSSVSFNKFEEVGKMFKKAGVKIYGFKPDAFGKDNSDEEVAFGMKAAKALGASHVTLEHPSDDNQTLRLGKLAVKYGVKVGYHGHEQQTPTFWDTALAQSPGNAMNLDFGHFVAAGNTEPLDFVKKMNKNIVSMHIKDRQTPANGKGNLPWGTGDTPLKELLKQMQTGKYAFPATVELEYKIPEGSNSVKEVQKCLEFCKNALS, encoded by the coding sequence ATGGAAAACGAAATACAGAATGCCTCCAGAAGGAGTTTTTTAAAAAATCTGGGCCTCACTGCCGGAATAGTCGCCGGAGGTTCAAAACTTTTTGCCGGGCCAGCAATTCTGACTGATTTATACCAAAAAGGTTCATTGATAAAAGGCGTTCAGATAGGCGTTATTACTTATTCTTTCCGAGAAATGCCCGACCAGAGTTTGGAGGCCACTTTGCAATATATTCTTGATAGCGGTTTAAGTGCTACCGAACTGATGGGTGACCCCGCCGAAGTCTTTGCAGGTAAACCAAAAAATCCGGTGGATTTCAGAACTTTATTCCCTCTGATGAGAAAAAGAAGAGAAAAACAGCCAATGACTGAAGAAGAAACCAAAAAACTGGATGAAGCCGATGCTCTGATGAAGAAATACAGAGCCGAAGTGAAAAAATGGCGTAGTTCTGTATCTTTCAATAAGTTTGAAGAAGTTGGTAAAATGTTTAAAAAAGCAGGGGTAAAAATCTATGGTTTCAAGCCTGATGCTTTCGGGAAAGATAATTCAGATGAAGAAGTTGCTTTTGGTATGAAAGCCGCAAAAGCTTTGGGTGCCAGCCATGTTACTTTGGAACACCCGTCTGATGATAACCAAACGCTAAGATTGGGGAAACTGGCCGTTAAATATGGCGTAAAAGTGGGTTATCATGGTCATGAGCAACAAACACCCACTTTCTGGGATACTGCATTGGCACAAAGCCCCGGCAATGCCATGAACCTTGACTTTGGTCATTTTGTGGCTGCCGGAAATACTGAACCATTGGATTTTGTTAAGAAAATGAACAAAAACATTGTGAGCATGCACATCAAAGACCGCCAAACTCCGGCTAATGGCAAAGGCAACCTGCCCTGGGGTACTGGAGATACTCCTTTGAAAGAGCTTTTGAAACAAATGCAGACTGGTAAATATGCCTTCCCGGCTACTGTGGAGCTGGAATACAAAATTCCAGAAGGCTCTAATTCGGTAAAAGAAGTTCAGAAATGTCTGGAGTTTTGCAAAAATGCACTTAGCTGA
- a CDS encoding SRPBCC family protein: MKRLEVQQFLPMSLTDAWDFFSSPKNLNEITPADMTFKILGNIPQKMYEGLMIRYQVSPMFNIPLDWVTEITHVKENKFFVDEQRIGPYNIWHHEHHFEEKDGGVLMTDILHYDIGKWIFGKIAGWLFVDKKVRGIFEFREKKLKELFA, encoded by the coding sequence ATGAAGCGATTGGAAGTACAACAGTTTTTACCCATGAGTCTTACCGATGCCTGGGATTTTTTTTCATCTCCAAAAAACCTGAATGAGATTACACCAGCGGATATGACTTTTAAGATTTTGGGAAATATCCCTCAAAAGATGTACGAAGGGCTGATGATTAGATACCAAGTTTCGCCCATGTTTAACATTCCGTTGGATTGGGTTACAGAGATTACACATGTAAAAGAGAATAAGTTTTTTGTGGATGAGCAGCGAATCGGCCCATATAATATTTGGCATCATGAGCATCATTTTGAAGAAAAAGATGGAGGTGTTTTGATGACTGACATCTTGCATTATGATATCGGAAAATGGATTTTTGGGAAAATTGCAGGCTGGCTTTTTGTCGATAAGAAGGTTAGAGGAATATTTGAGTTTAGAGAGAAAAAACTGAAAGAGCTATTTGCGTAA
- the dinB gene encoding DNA polymerase IV, producing MENIAGKVRKIIHIDMDAFFASVEQHDNPELRGKPVAVGGSAERGVVAAASYEARKFGVRSALPSKTAKRLCPELIFVMPRFDRYKEISGQIREIFAEYTDLIEPLSLDEAYLDVTENKKDISSATQIATEIRQKILEKTGLTASAGVSYNKFLAKTASDINKPNGQCVIKPAQAVAFVEALPIHKFFGIGKVTAEKLIQMGILTGKELKVQSLEFLVKNFGKVGKYYFEIARGQDHREVSPNRESKSISVENTYSKDLELLSEIYHELYTLTEQLLKRAGKQGLFGRTLVLKIKYADFEIITRSKTTTKGFSNKEIINQAVEKFIENLLPFPKGIRLMGLGLANLYEELPSSGQLTLDL from the coding sequence ATGGAAAATATCGCTGGTAAGGTTCGGAAAATCATCCATATCGACATGGATGCGTTTTTCGCTTCGGTAGAGCAGCATGATAATCCGGAGCTTCGGGGAAAGCCGGTCGCCGTTGGAGGAAGTGCCGAACGGGGAGTAGTGGCTGCGGCTAGTTATGAGGCCAGGAAATTTGGAGTGCGATCAGCCCTGCCCTCTAAAACCGCGAAGAGACTTTGTCCAGAGCTTATTTTTGTAATGCCCCGTTTTGACAGATATAAAGAAATCTCAGGTCAGATCAGAGAAATATTTGCTGAATATACCGACCTCATCGAGCCACTTTCACTGGATGAAGCCTATCTTGATGTGACCGAAAATAAAAAAGACATTAGCTCCGCCACCCAAATCGCTACTGAAATCAGACAAAAAATATTAGAGAAAACGGGTCTAACGGCATCGGCTGGAGTCTCTTACAATAAATTTCTGGCAAAAACTGCCTCAGATATAAACAAACCCAACGGCCAATGTGTGATAAAACCTGCTCAGGCCGTTGCTTTTGTGGAAGCACTTCCCATCCATAAATTTTTTGGAATCGGTAAAGTAACTGCCGAAAAGTTAATCCAAATGGGCATCCTGACCGGAAAAGAACTGAAAGTGCAAAGCCTGGAATTTCTGGTAAAAAACTTTGGTAAGGTTGGTAAATATTATTTCGAAATCGCTCGTGGGCAAGACCATCGGGAAGTGAGTCCCAACAGAGAGAGTAAATCGATTTCGGTAGAAAATACGTACTCCAAAGACCTGGAATTGCTTTCCGAGATTTATCATGAACTTTATACCCTCACCGAACAGCTACTGAAAAGAGCAGGAAAGCAGGGTCTTTTTGGGCGGACTTTGGTGCTAAAAATAAAATATGCTGATTTTGAGATTATTACTCGCTCAAAAACTACTACAAAAGGGTTTTCAAACAAAGAAATTATCAACCAGGCCGTCGAGAAATTTATTGAAAATCTGTTGCCATTTCCAAAAGGAATACGGCTGATGGGCCTTGGACTGGCCAATCTTTATGAAGAATTGCCATCCTCAGGGCAATTGACATTGGACTTGTAG
- a CDS encoding L,D-transpeptidase family protein translates to MAFLNNSFAQSFLQTQLQYERVKDSYEEKRKYIEELLKEKGFENKPFQIFIRAFKQEKSLELWIKSGKSSEFSLLKTYKIAASSGILGPKRKEGDLQVPEGFYHIDRFNPLSSYYLSLGINYPNASDKKLSDKKKPGGDIFIHGSDVTVGCLPLTDDMIKEVYFIAAMAKNYGQIEVHIFPFKMEKLEDYKTNPNFVFWQNLSPGYTFFEKNHKLPAIKVVKDGKYRW, encoded by the coding sequence ATGGCATTTTTGAATAATTCCTTTGCCCAATCCTTCCTCCAAACTCAACTCCAATACGAAAGAGTGAAGGATTCTTATGAGGAAAAAAGGAAATATATTGAAGAATTATTGAAAGAAAAGGGATTTGAAAATAAGCCTTTTCAAATTTTTATCAGGGCTTTTAAACAAGAAAAAAGCCTGGAGTTGTGGATAAAATCAGGAAAAAGCTCAGAATTTTCTTTGCTGAAAACCTACAAAATCGCTGCTTCCTCGGGAATTTTAGGTCCAAAAAGAAAAGAAGGCGACCTGCAAGTCCCTGAAGGTTTTTACCACATTGATCGTTTTAATCCACTAAGCTCTTACTATTTGTCTTTGGGCATAAACTATCCCAATGCTTCGGACAAAAAACTTAGCGATAAAAAGAAGCCCGGAGGCGATATTTTCATACATGGCTCTGATGTGACTGTGGGCTGCCTGCCACTTACCGACGATATGATAAAAGAAGTATATTTTATCGCTGCCATGGCCAAAAACTATGGGCAAATAGAAGTACATATTTTCCCATTCAAAATGGAGAAACTTGAGGATTACAAAACCAATCCAAACTTTGTTTTTTGGCAAAATTTATCTCCAGGCTACACTTTTTTCGAAAAAAATCATAAACTTCCAGCCATAAAAGTGGTCAAAGATGGAAAATATCGCTGGTAA
- a CDS encoding CocE/NonD family hydrolase — protein MKKFLTLTIFLFTIRSFAQIDTKENYTKMQANITMRDGVKLFTNIYIPKDASTTNSYPILMNRTCYSIGYYGKDEMPAVMHSPSFTREKFIFVEQDVRGRYMSEGTWTNVTPQVNPKTKPTDVDESSDTYDTIDWLVKNVPNNNGRVGIHGISYPGFYTVVGALSGHPALKAVSPQAPVTDFFFEDFHHNGAFTLGYGLTFPVFGVQNPQPTSDNWFNFQFPEIKTKDGFEWYKSMQPLSKFSEQYKDNFFWNEIVQHPNYDDFWKKRNTLPHLKAAKNLPAFMTVGGWFDAEDLYGPLNVYQTIEKAHPDNYNTIVMGPFGHGDWARESGHHFHSNVYFGDSISTFYQSQIELKFFKHFLKGSGDKNSGLPDAYMFDTGKKAWKTFEEYPSKNVEKITLYLNPNGKLDKSDSKGAAEYISDPKKPVPYTEDPDQILGFSPRRYMSEDQRFASRRTDVLTFETDELSEDITLTGSIMTHLKISTTGTDADYFVKLIDVYPGDEPNSEFASNCTTYGGYQQMVRSEVMRARFRNSFSEPSPLKANTLTNIDFKLQDVLHTFKKGHKIMVHVQSTAFPLFDINPQKYIPNIYQAKESDFIKATHRVFGTSSIEVMRLKE, from the coding sequence ATGAAAAAATTCTTAACCCTGACCATTTTTCTCTTTACGATTAGGTCTTTTGCCCAAATTGATACCAAAGAAAATTATACCAAAATGCAGGCCAACATCACCATGCGTGATGGCGTGAAACTATTTACCAATATCTACATCCCAAAAGATGCATCGACTACTAATTCATATCCAATTTTAATGAACCGAACCTGCTATTCGATAGGATATTACGGCAAAGATGAGATGCCTGCAGTGATGCACTCGCCTTCGTTTACCAGAGAGAAATTTATATTTGTAGAACAAGATGTTCGGGGCCGATATATGTCAGAAGGCACCTGGACCAATGTGACGCCACAGGTTAATCCCAAAACGAAACCTACCGACGTAGATGAGTCGAGCGACACCTACGATACCATAGATTGGTTGGTAAAAAATGTCCCCAATAACAATGGACGGGTTGGTATTCATGGCATATCTTATCCCGGCTTTTATACGGTAGTTGGGGCTCTTTCAGGTCATCCGGCTTTGAAAGCGGTATCACCGCAAGCACCTGTTACAGACTTTTTCTTTGAAGATTTTCATCATAACGGTGCTTTTACACTGGGTTATGGCTTGACTTTCCCTGTTTTTGGTGTTCAGAATCCGCAACCGACTTCCGACAACTGGTTTAATTTTCAGTTTCCGGAAATTAAAACCAAAGACGGCTTCGAATGGTATAAATCGATGCAGCCGCTGAGCAAGTTTTCAGAGCAATACAAAGACAATTTCTTCTGGAACGAAATCGTACAACACCCCAATTATGATGATTTCTGGAAAAAACGAAATACCTTGCCTCACCTGAAAGCAGCCAAAAATCTCCCAGCTTTTATGACAGTGGGTGGCTGGTTTGATGCCGAAGACCTATATGGACCTCTAAATGTGTATCAAACCATAGAAAAAGCACATCCCGACAACTACAATACGATTGTGATGGGGCCATTTGGCCATGGGGACTGGGCTAGGGAGTCGGGTCATCATTTTCATTCCAATGTGTATTTTGGGGATAGTATATCAACCTTTTACCAAAGTCAGATTGAACTGAAGTTTTTTAAGCATTTTCTGAAAGGTAGCGGAGACAAGAATTCCGGACTTCCAGACGCCTATATGTTTGATACCGGAAAGAAAGCGTGGAAGACTTTCGAAGAATATCCTTCCAAGAATGTTGAGAAGATAACTCTTTATCTAAATCCAAACGGAAAACTAGATAAATCTGATTCTAAAGGGGCTGCTGAGTATATTTCTGATCCCAAAAAACCGGTCCCCTATACCGAAGACCCTGACCAGATTCTCGGATTTTCACCACGCCGATATATGAGTGAGGATCAGCGATTTGCGTCAAGAAGAACAGATGTTTTGACTTTTGAAACAGACGAACTTTCGGAAGATATTACATTAACCGGCAGCATCATGACTCATCTCAAAATCAGCACCACAGGTACCGATGCCGATTATTTTGTAAAACTCATCGATGTATATCCAGGTGATGAACCCAACAGTGAGTTTGCCAGCAACTGTACCACCTATGGCGGTTATCAGCAGATGGTACGTAGTGAAGTAATGCGGGCGAGATTCAGGAATTCGTTTTCAGAGCCCAGCCCTCTGAAAGCCAACACCTTGACCAACATAGATTTCAAGCTCCAGGATGTGCTGCATACGTTCAAAAAAGGCCATAAAATTATGGTGCATGTGCAGTCAACGGCCTTTCCACTGTTTGACATTAACCCTCAGAAGTATATTCCCAATATCTATCAGGCAAAAGAAAGTGATTTTATAAAAGCAACTCATAGAGTTTTTGGAACGAGTAGTATTGAGGTGATGAGGTTGAAGGAATGA
- the gldG gene encoding gliding motility-associated ABC transporter substrate-binding protein GldG, whose product MSKFSKKYLFLILILILVNILGLWLFFRIDLTSDNRYSISKPTKNLLKSLDDQVVIKVYLEGEELNGSFERLKRAVGETLGEFKNFGRKNIDYQFINPNSGTEEERKATFEKLLQKGMQPTNIVEARNGKRSENLIFPYATVWYQNKEVTVLLLKANQAENAQSKLNQSYENIEYELASAIQKLTNKQKKKIGLLSEFTQLEPVNFAGLITSLQEYYDLFIVDAKTSPSFSGLDALIIPKPDKPVDDSTKFKLDQYLMSGGKLLFFVDGLKVDNIGLEGTFAQPLNINLDDMLFKYGVRINKNIVKDGLNTAVIPMVVGNMGDKPNIQLMPYRYFPLINNYGKSLITKNIDMVYTRFSASIDTVNAKDGLTKIPLLLTSPYTKILNAPALITFNEARTDTDEKEYQSGVKVISYLIEGKFKSLYQNQFTQKVLTESPETKILVCSDGDLIVNEIDKKTGNPLPLGFDKYSQHQYGNQDFVLNALNYLTDEKGLITSKTKSIGLRPLDQLKVKNERVMWQAINIVAPLVLLGIIGLLRFWWLKKNYA is encoded by the coding sequence ATGAGCAAATTCTCAAAAAAATACCTTTTTCTGATATTGATTTTAATCCTTGTTAATATTCTGGGATTGTGGTTATTTTTCAGAATTGACCTCACTTCTGACAATAGGTATTCGATTTCCAAACCCACAAAAAATCTTCTCAAATCACTCGACGACCAGGTAGTAATAAAAGTGTATCTTGAAGGCGAAGAGCTCAATGGGAGTTTTGAAAGACTAAAAAGGGCGGTTGGTGAAACGTTGGGGGAATTTAAAAATTTCGGGAGAAAGAATATTGATTATCAATTTATTAACCCCAATTCGGGTACCGAAGAGGAAAGAAAAGCAACTTTCGAAAAACTGCTTCAGAAAGGTATGCAACCCACCAACATTGTTGAGGCCAGAAATGGTAAAAGGTCGGAAAATCTTATATTTCCATATGCGACGGTTTGGTACCAAAACAAAGAGGTGACAGTTTTGCTTTTAAAGGCCAATCAAGCCGAAAATGCTCAAAGCAAACTTAACCAATCATACGAAAATATTGAATATGAGCTGGCCTCTGCCATTCAAAAACTTACCAATAAACAAAAGAAAAAAATCGGGCTTCTTTCAGAATTTACACAGTTAGAACCTGTAAATTTTGCTGGCTTAATTACTTCGTTACAGGAATACTACGATTTGTTTATCGTAGATGCCAAAACCTCTCCTAGCTTTTCAGGCCTGGATGCTCTGATTATCCCTAAACCCGACAAGCCTGTTGACGACAGCACCAAATTTAAGCTGGATCAATATCTCATGAGTGGCGGAAAACTGCTGTTTTTTGTAGATGGCCTAAAGGTGGACAACATAGGCCTGGAAGGTACTTTTGCCCAACCACTCAACATTAACCTCGACGATATGCTTTTTAAATACGGTGTAAGGATAAATAAGAATATTGTAAAAGACGGGCTCAACACAGCGGTGATTCCGATGGTTGTGGGCAACATGGGTGACAAACCCAATATTCAACTGATGCCTTACCGGTATTTTCCGCTAATTAACAATTACGGCAAAAGCCTGATTACTAAAAACATAGATATGGTTTATACCAGGTTTTCTGCAAGCATTGATACTGTAAATGCAAAAGATGGACTTACAAAAATCCCTTTGTTACTCACTTCTCCTTACACCAAAATCCTCAATGCTCCGGCCTTAATTACATTTAACGAAGCCAGAACAGACACGGATGAAAAAGAATATCAATCAGGGGTAAAAGTGATTTCATATTTGATTGAAGGTAAGTTTAAGTCATTGTATCAGAACCAGTTTACCCAAAAAGTTTTGACAGAATCACCCGAGACCAAGATACTGGTTTGCTCAGATGGCGATTTGATAGTAAATGAAATTGACAAAAAAACCGGGAATCCACTTCCCTTGGGTTTTGATAAATATTCACAACATCAATATGGAAATCAGGACTTTGTCTTAAATGCCCTAAATTATCTTACTGATGAAAAAGGATTGATAACTTCCAAAACCAAAAGCATAGGTTTGAGACCCCTGGACCAACTAAAAGTAAAAAATGAGAGAGTAATGTGGCAAGCGATCAATATTGTAGCTCCATTGGTTCTTTTAGGCATAATCGGCCTCTTGAGGTTTTGGTGGCTGAAGAAAAACTATGCTTAA
- a CDS encoding cupin domain-containing protein, whose product MHSAQYWVEKLGLVAHPEGGYFKETYRSAETFDSDHSGIDFPKGRNFSTSISFLLTGNNFSAFHKIKSDEIWHFYDGEPIEIFYFENELKRILLGSNPENDEVFQAVVPAGCWFASRLLSPSGFGLVGCTVSPGFDFQDFEMAERNALILEYPSYSDIIIALTRS is encoded by the coding sequence ATGCATTCAGCTCAATATTGGGTAGAAAAACTTGGTTTGGTGGCACATCCTGAAGGTGGTTATTTTAAAGAAACCTACAGGTCAGCTGAAACTTTTGACTCGGATCATTCAGGAATTGATTTTCCCAAAGGAAGAAATTTCAGTACCTCCATTTCTTTTTTGCTTACAGGAAATAATTTTTCGGCTTTTCATAAAATAAAATCTGACGAAATATGGCATTTTTACGATGGGGAACCGATTGAGATTTTTTATTTTGAAAACGAGCTAAAACGGATTTTATTAGGTAGTAACCCTGAAAACGATGAGGTGTTTCAGGCCGTAGTGCCTGCCGGATGCTGGTTTGCCAGCAGACTATTATCGCCCTCTGGTTTTGGTTTGGTAGGTTGTACTGTATCGCCGGGTTTTGATTTTCAGGATTTTGAAATGGCAGAAAGAAATGCCTTGATTTTGGAATATCCATCATATTCTGATATTATAATCGCTCTAACCCGCTCATAA
- a CDS encoding DUF4293 domain-containing protein — MLQRIQSIFLIITAASIAVFLGTNSFVKAIGPTEKVAVNAFHVYHQSGEMALIDKPIYYVAVLAGLALILTIYTIFQYKNRLKQVLLISIISLFMGSALAVVVYHIQKDALPLGTGEGSYTFGTWAAFVAMVSNLLANRFIKRDEKLVKDADRMR, encoded by the coding sequence ATGCTTCAAAGAATTCAATCAATATTTTTAATTATTACCGCTGCCAGCATAGCAGTGTTTTTGGGGACCAATTCATTTGTAAAAGCTATTGGCCCTACCGAAAAAGTGGCTGTAAACGCTTTCCATGTTTATCATCAATCTGGAGAAATGGCACTGATTGACAAGCCAATATATTATGTGGCGGTTTTAGCCGGACTGGCTTTGATTTTGACAATTTATACTATTTTTCAATACAAGAACCGTTTAAAGCAGGTACTTTTAATCTCAATTATTTCGCTTTTTATGGGATCTGCTCTGGCTGTGGTGGTTTATCATATTCAAAAAGACGCACTTCCACTTGGAACAGGTGAAGGTAGTTATACCTTTGGTACCTGGGCCGCATTCGTTGCCATGGTGAGCAATCTGTTAGCCAACAGGTTTATCAAAAGAGACGAGAAATTAGTCAAAGATGCCGACCGTATGCGTTGA
- a CDS encoding methionyl-tRNA formyltransferase: MGTPDFAVATLQRLLESGFEVVAVVTAPDKPVGRGQKLSESPVKKFAVEKGIDVLQPEKLKNKEFVEKLASYHADLQVVVAFRMLPEVVWAMPPKGTINLHGSLLPQYRGAAPINWAVINGEKETGVTTFFIEKEIDTGHTIFSESIPIGSNETAGDVHDKMMWIGADLMVKTCKAIENGNYPSTPQDFSADLKPAPKIFKETCRIDWNQTAETIHNFVRGMSPFPAAWTMLGDKQLKVFEVGKIDSLNAELSKIEGFDFELFTDHKRILGIKCADAIAGIKHLQLEGKKRMSTEEFLRGYRF; this comes from the coding sequence ATGGGTACCCCAGACTTTGCAGTTGCTACTTTGCAGCGGCTGCTTGAGTCTGGATTTGAGGTAGTTGCTGTAGTGACTGCCCCTGATAAACCGGTGGGCCGGGGTCAAAAACTGAGCGAGTCGCCCGTAAAAAAGTTTGCTGTTGAAAAAGGGATTGATGTACTTCAACCTGAAAAACTAAAAAATAAAGAATTTGTAGAAAAGCTAGCCTCATATCATGCCGACCTGCAAGTGGTGGTGGCTTTCAGGATGCTTCCTGAGGTAGTTTGGGCAATGCCACCCAAAGGTACCATAAACCTTCATGGATCTCTTTTGCCGCAATACCGTGGTGCTGCCCCCATAAACTGGGCCGTTATCAATGGGGAAAAAGAAACCGGAGTTACCACTTTTTTTATTGAGAAAGAAATAGATACCGGTCACACAATATTTTCGGAAAGCATCCCAATCGGATCTAATGAAACCGCTGGAGACGTACATGACAAAATGATGTGGATTGGAGCTGATCTTATGGTTAAGACCTGTAAAGCCATTGAAAACGGGAATTACCCCAGTACTCCTCAGGACTTTTCGGCAGACCTTAAACCCGCACCTAAAATATTTAAAGAGACCTGCAGAATAGACTGGAATCAAACAGCAGAAACGATTCATAATTTTGTAAGAGGAATGAGTCCTTTTCCGGCTGCCTGGACCATGTTGGGTGACAAGCAATTGAAGGTTTTTGAAGTGGGAAAAATTGACTCACTAAATGCAGAACTTTCAAAAATTGAAGGATTTGATTTTGAACTTTTTACCGATCACAAAAGGATACTTGGCATAAAATGTGCTGATGCTATTGCGGGTATAAAACATCTTCAGTTGGAAGGTAAAAAACGCATGAGCACCGAAGAGTTTTTACGAGGTTACAGATTTTGA